One Torulaspora globosa chromosome 5, complete sequence DNA window includes the following coding sequences:
- the PEX35 gene encoding Pex35p (ancestral locus Anc_5.169) has protein sequence MGALARVVSFCVAKDVNGRPALARLLLTRLISLYGVSTVLFLIKLRKLTSSSRWTAELWKYLRNSSGLAMALTLVPVIRALAGVENIVLPWSAAVGGALATVTGLPSWLSSYVAVESISDAVLSTRTVKKVLSNMGTSSLVIGRQALLCLLIPFFYSRADKQSSAAARFLFKKRSLGRDFVLFYCIWNFLSVYNSLKSFLRDSRREKVYRSQQYSSGQVDEWPMISSNLKPLMDKLVEIHEITLQDTYSSFEKIMNSPMIKNFMPCFKWALWRQLCVRTMTHTPPTRHNHAAGASLMKSITLMLGFFVLDGSDNKMNVRPGVLRYLIRCTLSTYLGITSLKTQQLIAFLGSHLALQNIAQ, from the coding sequence ATGGGGGCTTTAGCGAGAGTTGTATCGTTTTGTGTTGCCAAAGACGTGAACGGGCGACCGGCACTGGCTAGACTGCTTCTTACAAGACTCATATCGCTTTATGGAGTGTCAACTGTGTTATTTCTGATCAAGCTACGAAAGCTGACATCCTCCAGCCGATGGACGGCGGAACTATGGAAATATCTCCGAAATTCGAGCGGTCTGGCCATGGCGCTGACACTTGTGCCGGTTATTCGAGCGCTAGCCGGAGTGGAAAACATCGTGTTACCATGGTCTGCAGCTGTCGGAGGTGCGCTTGCTACGGTGACGGGCTTACCGAGTTGGCTGAGCTCGTATGTCGCCGTGGAGTCCATCTCAGACGCCGTATTGTCCACAAGAACCGTAAAGAAAGTTCTATCGAACATGGGAACGTCAAGCCTAGTTATTGGGCGGCAAGCATTGCTGTGTCTGTTGATACCCTTTTTTTACAGCCGAGCAGACAAGCAATCGTCTGCGGCGGCAAGATTCCTGTTTAAAAAACGGTCATTGGGACGTGATTTCGTACTTTTTTATTGCATATGGAACTTTCTGTCGGTCTACAACTCTCTGAAGAGCTTTTTGAGAGATTCAAGGCGTGAAAAGGTTTACAGATCTCAGCAATACTCGTCGGGCCAGGTTGACGAATGGCCAATGATTTCGAGCAATTTAAAGCCGCTTATGGATAAGCTGGTCGAAATCCATGAGATAACGTTACAAGATACTTATTCTTCATTCGAAAAGATAATGAATTCACCGAtgatcaaaaatttcatgCCTTGCTTTAAATGGGCTCTCTGGAGACAGTTGTGTGTGCGAACAATGACCCATACGCCGCCAACGCGGCATAATCATGCTGCTGGAGCGAGTCTCATGAAGTCAATCACTCTGATGCTTGGCTTTTTCGTCCTCGATGGGAGCGATAACAAGATGAACGTCAGACCGGGAGTGCTGCGCTATCTTATCAGGTGTACTTTAAGTACCTATCTGGGAATCACAAGCCTAAAAACACAGCAGCTGATTGCTTTTCTGGGCTCCCATTTGGCATTACAGAATATTGCACAGTAA
- the TRS65 gene encoding Trs65p (ancestral locus Anc_5.167) codes for MMDCYIPLDNSIDNEDLASLERSHKLRDFIIFDEDLKIVLYSKNKLKTFTVWINDAKVYESSMADTFNCRGSIWQLKDSKSSRSFFRSSVVMNNGYSNEIKLLVEYQETADSAQHATTPNGRPKQEYEDFLPSFEPVSWEEQLIGETQQLALKDEELQSNESLKSFELIYPIYSLLNMRLRNSLLKPAHSILSSLDFQTSKASIQLSEKFLPNSGDKAPFLLEFEDVRFELVEKDNHIALNPVCTLQVPFECAPYDGWSLGYELPLVAGNVSNSRPHRVRITIRYALVLAELKQRLPVTTTWETEVTLKKPMISNAISQASSAISTPKLYGTMPRTPMLGSTTSLVNNKLNNVKFKFLSNKIVTTKGQNFTLKLQISNTSNSSLDMVVYYNSKPPIPGQSSSPLALQKQFQIYKRYRKISEGVILLSNDCKIPTVEPNETYLADLSFVGVMSGYYPTLAGLKMVDLKTNEVIDIGQGASVLVK; via the coding sequence ATGATGGATTGTTATATCCCATTAGACAATTCGATTGACAATGAAGATTTGGCGTCGCTTGAGAGATCACATAAGCTCAGGGACTTTAtcatttttgatgaagatttgaagattgtTCTTTACTCTAAGAACAAGTTGAAGACGTTTACCGTGTGGATCAATGATGCAAAAGTTTATGAATCCTCAATGGCGGACACCTTCAACTGTCGAGGCTCGATATGGCAGTTGAAGGACAGCAAAAGTTCCcgcagcttcttcagatcaaGCGTGGTTATGAACAATGGATACAGCAACGAGATCAAGCTGTTGGTAGAGTACCAAGAAACTGCGGACTCGGCTCAGCACGCAACAACTCCAAACGGCAGGCCCAAGCAAGAATACGAGGATTTTTTGCCAAGTTTTGAGCCCGTTTCATGGGAGGAACAATTAATAGGCGAGACACAGCAACTGGCATTGAAAGACGAAGAATTACAGAGCAATGAgagtttgaagagctttgagCTTATCTATCCCATATATTCGCTTCTGAATATGAGGCTGAGAAACTCATTGTTGAAGCCGGCTCATTCGATATTGTCGTCTCTTGATTTCCAAACGTCTAAAGCATCGATCCAGCTCAGTGAGAAGTTTCTGCCGAATAGTGGCGATAAGGCGCCTTTCCTGCTGGAGTTTGAGGATGTGAGATTTGAACTGGTCGAGAAGGACAATCATATTGCCCTAAATCCCGTTTGTACGTTGCAAGTACCCTTCGAGTGCGCTCCGTACGATGGCTGGAGCCTGGGTTATGAGCTTCCTTTGGTTGCCGGAAACGTCTCAAACAGTCGGCCGCACCGAGTCCGAATTACCATACGTTACGCCTTAGTGTTGGCAGAGCTCAAACAAAGGCTTCCCGTAACCACGACCTGGGAGACAGAAGTGACTCTCAAGAAGCCCATGATTAGCAATGCCATATCTCAGGCTTCCTCAGCTATTTCCACGCCAAAACTGTACGGAACAATGCCGCGCACACCGATGCTAGGTTCAACGACTTCGTTAGTCAACAACAAACTGAACAAcgtcaagttcaagttTCTTTCCAACAAGATTGTCACTACCAAGGGCCAAAACTTCACTTTGAAACTACAGATCTCGAACACCTCAAACTCATCCCTGGATATGGTAGTCTACTACAACAGCAAGCCCCCTATTCCTGGCCAATCCTCTTCCCCTCTGGCGTTGCAAAAGCAGTTTCAGATCTACAAGCGCTATCGGAAGATCTCCGAGGGCGTAATCTTATTGTCGAACGACTGCAAGATACCGACTGTCGAACCCAACGAAACGTACCTTGCGGATCTCAGCTTCGTCGGTGTCATGTCAGGCTACTATCCGACACTGGCAGGGCTCAAGATGGTCGATTTAAAGACCAACGAGGTGATTGATATTGGTCAAGGTGCTTCAGTTCTGGTCAAATAG
- the CLC1 gene encoding clathrin light chain CLC1 (ancestral locus Anc_5.168), whose product MSDFEVENIPASATGVSEPDLLGVGEEDTMQREPHEESTENELNDFSAPSTESSNGDAIRNWREKREADIASRDKADQEAKKKLQEAAVKHIDDFYENYNRKKAQQQEEVKREAEEFLRKKQEFFSQENTTTWDRALQLINEDDADILGNRDRSKFKEILQRLKGNPHAPGA is encoded by the coding sequence ATGTCGGATTTCGAGGTTGAAAACATACCTGCCAGTGCCACTGGCGTTTCGGAGCCAGATCTTTTGGgagttggtgaagaagacaCAATGCAGCGGGAACCACATGAGGAATCCACCGAAAATGAATTGAATGACTTTTCCGCACCTAGTACTGAGAGTAGCAATGGGGATGCTATACGGAACTGGAGAGAAAAGCGCGAAGCCGATATTGCCTCGAGGGACAAGGCCGATCAGGAAGCCAAAAAAAAGCTGCAAGAGGCAGCGGTGAAGCACATTGACGACTTCTATGAGAACTATaacagaaagaaagcgCAACAGCAGGAAGAAGTAAAGCGTGAAGCGGAGGAGtttctgaggaagaagcaagaGTTCTTTTCGCAGGAAAATACTACAACGTGGGACAGGGCACTGCAGCTAATCAACGAGGACGATGCCGATATTCTCGGAAACAGAGACAGATCGAAGTTCAAGGAAATCTTGCAGAGACTCAAGGGAAACCCTCACGCACCCGGTGCCTGA